A segment of the Zingiber officinale cultivar Zhangliang chromosome 8B, Zo_v1.1, whole genome shotgun sequence genome:
agtttagggcaacaACCAAAaactacatctcacaaggactataaggtgacttgtatgtgttttagtatacattagatataagtgagatgttaggatgatgaataagactcaatatgttgatttagtgcatcttattgagttttaaattaatcaaaacatatagttatgcaacctctaatcattgggaaagctaatgtacaagtcatatgcattgagcccaaagaacatggttggaaattggttttgaaaatcattttaaatatactttggaaaaccttggtgaaggctatcttttgatagtaatcatcattgaaaagttaggcacaaacttggaagaaatattgaagtttttgcaagtttctaattttatgtcaatctttgaaaataggaagtattttgttagaaaactatttttccatgatagtctatagcctaaataatgtctacaagagttttcatgatttttagaattttataaaatttttagggagtttctgaattttggctgaaattcactttcaggaaatcagactcagaccttcaatcgatcacccgattgattggagtgtctcaatcgattaGGCGATCTATTGAGAGGGGTTTCCCATGAGTAGAAGctcactgaatcgatcagctgattgattaactcaagcctggatcgatcagtggatcaattcaatTACTTTCTCCGCGAATAGAAGCTTGCAGAATCGATCAGGTGGTCGATTAAAGTGGTGTCAATCGATTCAgacccaaccccaatcgattgaaaaggttgattttggctgagaaagtctgatttcaacactttaaatcatttttagtctaggtaactatCCCTAGCTCCTTGAAACACATTTTtatatctttagggggagttttcatgatgaaaacaaggatgaattagttaaggaagactaagttgaagtttaggttgaggtttagtttcaatattggatttttgaacatcaaaacttctaattttgggctTCCTAAAGGTTTCGGAATTTCaattcattgttggtgcaatgacagaagtttgaagcatgtttttaggggaagttactctttaaaaacatggaaatattttttcgaccccattgaaggtggtaaatccttcgtttggaaatttgctcaaggttgagcattaggaacaatggaagattggatgtcttcattgtagaaaaggagtatgctcaaggatgagcattagatacaatgaagggtatgagaccttcattgggattatgaagtggattaatgctcaagggtgagcattggttacaatgaagggtatgagatattcattgtagtgttgtgaacagcatgtgaggttgtgaataacgttgagtaactctttaggggaagagtttttgatgtattccaatagggggagaacgtagggtttaagttaggtctttgtCCCTATAGGAAggtttgggggagaatgtaaggtcTATATTATGCCTTCATTAttcaaagggggagtttgcccctTAGGAAGGAAAAGAATGaagaaaaccctcattcatgccttggTATGAAAAGAAGTTGAGGTTATAAGATTAGtataacttaaaggtattgtcaaacatcaaaaagggggagattattagtgcaatatcccctgggtcaggttgaccaggttgattaagctttagttggctcaagcttgagtcttggtgtttgagtttcaatatttgacaatacatggacgATCGCAGATGCAATCATCCGTTTGAGgaaattgttgatacaattctcttCTGGTCAAGGACtcaccagttagatgtgaagaagagtcaagtatgtcaaggttgaccagatacttgactaggaagtcctggtgagtgaagccaggcatactgaaaatcttggtgagtgaagccaggtaagacctagtgagtgaagctaggaagttgtgaaaatcttagtgagtgaaactgttggtgcaatcatgcccttgcccaggaagtttcaatgtgttgacaattgtttaagtttaggttaatacgttggatctaacatgcattgtgagtttgcaggagaagtttcttgcaggtcggaagaccggatgcaagaaaAGTCcgagaaggtcgaggaccggattcttgcactacaacaaaaaccctcatagacatcggtggaacaacaacggttttaagcaaaaaccaatgtctttgagtattttacaccgatttttccaaaaatcggtgtctatgagcgcagattttcgctcatagacatcgattttttaggcgatgtctttGAGTGCCTTTTTtccgttaatagacaccgattttaacagcggtttttaaaacccgatgttaatgaaccaaaataaaatattttaattttcccacaagccaaaatttgcaacactgtgaagttccctccaaacctaaacctatatcgcgccccttcctccgaccatctctctcagcctaaacctaaacctaaaccttcgACCATCTCTCCatacctcatctccctcttccccttcctagatcgacgccccttcctctcccgattaggatcaagacacgatgcccttgcttctccatccaaccacatcgcatctcctccaactcctccctttgggtgagaagaggagacCTTCTTCGCATTCCGACAGTCCATACTTTATCTTTTCCTTTCTACTTCCTCCTGTTTTTGTGTTCGGTTCTGCTCCCTTCCCATGAGGCTGCTTTCCTCCCGGAGTTGCCCAACCTCGCCACCATCTCCTTTGAGGAAgcactacaacaaatatgacttttCGCAGCATGTTATTAACGACACACGGTTAAAGTGcgccgttaataatagtttttacggcACGCCCAATAAAATGCGCTGCggataatattatatttatataaacaacGGCGTACAGAAAAAGTATCAATAGATCTTTCAGCAGCGTGTAAAATATgctgttaaaatttaatattaatgaCGGGGTAAAAAAATACGCACGGTCAATAGCGCCAGTATTATTATATCACACATATTGTTAATAATCTTTAATTTTTATACTCTGAACCTCTCGATCAAATATTCCTCCGTCGAATATTTTTCGCTTCCAAATATTCCTTCGTCCGGCCAAAACTTCTTTCTCGCGTTCAAAAGCCTTCAGCAAAGTATGAGATTAAATGAAGCAAAGTACCTCACAAAGAAACTTTGCACTGGAGTTAAATATCAAATACTTAAGTTGAGTATCGTTTATTCTTTTCATCTATTTCTTCTTTGTTTATTCTCTTCACTAGGCCTTGCTAAATAATGCTTTTCTTTGTATCTCATGGGTGAATATGTTGCAGAATATCCTTGAAAAGAAAAGGTACAAAAGGAGAACAAGAAGGTAGAGAAGCTAAAGGGAGAAATCAATGAGAAACTCTAAGATAAGATGAAGGCTAAAGATGGAAGTCTTGACAATGACATGAATATTGTTGGATGCATATTAGATTAAAGCAATGTTAATGCTCTGATTTAACAGAATCGGTTAGGGATGATCAATTCTATAGAGTGTGGTGGAGGAGTTGGATTAATAATTACAATTTCACATCCTCTTTTTGTGAGCGATGTAAGTAAAAGATTtttattgttttgattgcttAATGCTTCGATTTGTTGTCACCCTTGCTCTACATCTTGTGTGTTACAAGCATAGAATTGACTGAAATGCATGTTGATTAGCTTAGAATTAGAATTGAGTACTGATCTTGTGTGTTATATGCATATATTAATACAATTCTATTAGTTATGTCACCCTTGCTCTACatgaaatgcaagaaatgaggtcAATATTTTTTACAAGGTATGAGGCAACAAAATCAActagaaatgcaagaaatgaggtgCAAAAAATATCATGATGACATTGTTTGACACTATTTGGTTATAAAATTAGATTGCTAGTGGTGGCATTTGTAGTGgtattgggaatgattttggtaGCAATAACGATATCAATAAGGCTACATCCAACTGTTCGGAGACTCCAACCTCATGCTTCACGGCGACGGCCAGACTGTCCACCTCTCCCTCGACCAATGAATAGGTTCtgttaaaagagtttttttaaaaaagaaagggACATCTTTGAACCTACCTTGTTCTGTGATCAGGTGCTGCATTTGTGTCGCAAGATCTCTACCTCCATGGATTCTTTAGTGCCTCCATTAAACTGCCCTCCGATTACGTGGCTGGAGTGGTGGTTGCTTTCTACGTATGCTTCTTTGCTCTCGAGTTTAGATTTTGCAGTACTTTCCTTTACCtgtttgaaagaagaagaagaagaagaagaaggaaaaaacaaAAACAGTCTCTCCACCGCGATGGGCTCTGTAACTGTCCTCGCATCACTCTACTACtgctccctctcctcctcttcccaCTCCATGAAGGTGGCCCTCTTCATCTCTTCCCGTCTGCCCTCTAGGGCTTCTACCAAAATCCCACCTTCGTCCCATCTCCGCAGATTCTTTTCCACACTCCACCTGCTTCGACCCCCGCTGTGGGACGACCTCAAGCCGCTGGTGAGGCCTCTTTCTTTTGGAAACTTT
Coding sequences within it:
- the LOC122014090 gene encoding sec-independent protein translocase protein TATB, chloroplastic-like, which encodes MGSVTVLASLYYCSLSSSSHSMKVALFISSRLPSRASTKIPPSSHLRRFFSTLHLLRPPLWDDLKPLVRPLSFGNFTRKEKKVKFHGKVVRASLFGVGAPEALVIGVVALLVFGPKGLAELFDIVKTGCESHILLRLEHLDISDIGSYT